The following coding sequences lie in one Prevotella sp. oral taxon 299 str. F0039 genomic window:
- a CDS encoding TatD family hydrolase, with the protein MISLVDTHAHLDVEDFSDDLQQVVQRAKEAGVGRMFLPAIDQSSIQSILTLCKQYPNVLYPMLGLHPEGVDANYKEVLKDMKYYLNSESNFIAIGEVGLDFYWSREFEKEQLEAFEEQLKWSIETGLPLMIHCRKAQNEMVKLMKPYAKELPGGVFHCFTGNELEAESFLQFSNFSLGIGGVLTFKKSHLPEVLPKAVPLNRIVLETDSPYMAPVPHRGKRNESAFVVEVAQKLAESYGVSVDEIARQTNENVERIFNIKV; encoded by the coding sequence ATGATTTCATTAGTAGATACACACGCTCATTTAGATGTAGAAGACTTTTCTGATGACCTTCAGCAGGTGGTTCAACGTGCAAAAGAGGCGGGGGTAGGTCGTATGTTCTTACCTGCTATCGACCAATCGTCGATTCAAAGCATCTTAACTCTTTGCAAACAATATCCCAATGTGCTTTATCCTATGCTTGGATTACATCCTGAAGGTGTTGATGCGAACTATAAAGAGGTGTTGAAAGACATGAAATATTACTTAAATAGTGAGTCTAATTTTATCGCAATAGGCGAGGTGGGATTAGACTTTTATTGGTCTCGTGAGTTCGAAAAAGAGCAGTTAGAAGCTTTCGAAGAACAACTAAAATGGTCGATAGAGACAGGTCTTCCATTGATGATTCATTGCCGAAAGGCTCAAAACGAAATGGTAAAACTAATGAAACCCTATGCAAAAGAACTTCCTGGAGGAGTGTTTCACTGTTTCACTGGTAATGAATTAGAGGCTGAAAGCTTTTTGCAGTTCTCTAATTTTAGCTTAGGAATAGGTGGGGTTCTAACTTTTAAGAAGAGTCATTTGCCCGAAGTTTTGCCTAAAGCAGTGCCTCTTAATCGCATAGTTTTAGAGACAGATAGTCCTTATATGGCTCCTGTTCCGCATCGAGGAAAGCGCAACGAAAGCGCATTTGTGGTTGAAGTGGCTCAAAAACTTGCCGAAAGCTATGGCGTTTCTGTAGACGAAATAGCACGACAAACAAATGAAAATGTAGAAAGAATTTTTAATATTAAAGTTTAG
- a CDS encoding SGNH/GDSL hydrolase family protein: MNEKDAVITGRGWNEELKGNYKRLPECFKIAVPDKIWNLSSNSAGLTIKFFTNSRNLQVKYTIAKAKQLPNMSRLNQEGIDLYATSKREKTHWIGNHMQWNWGDTLSFTFRDLETKEGTYELFLPPYNTVTSLKIGSDKDAMFRFLPIPKEKAVVIYGSSIVQGASPSRPGLTWTNMLKRLTGYNVVNLGFSGSCLMESALFDALSEIDARCFIIDPIPNSYPLTDEEIGRCLRYVILRLRSKSKAPILVSESYPQMDIEFNPHAEDRMRAANKVLYETVKQLQKEGVGGLYYQFSNEIKFVEDAMIEVKHPNDIGCVAYAQAYERKLREIFIEVIHDK, encoded by the coding sequence TTGAACGAAAAAGATGCGGTTATTACTGGAAGAGGTTGGAATGAGGAATTAAAAGGGAATTATAAACGACTGCCAGAATGCTTTAAAATAGCTGTTCCTGATAAAATTTGGAACCTTTCGAGTAACTCTGCAGGACTAACAATTAAGTTTTTTACCAACTCACGTAATCTACAAGTAAAATATACCATAGCAAAAGCAAAACAATTGCCCAATATGTCTCGTCTAAATCAAGAAGGAATTGATCTTTATGCCACCAGTAAAAGGGAAAAAACGCATTGGATTGGCAATCATATGCAATGGAATTGGGGAGATACCCTTAGTTTTACTTTTAGAGATTTAGAAACAAAAGAAGGAACTTACGAATTGTTCTTGCCTCCTTATAACACTGTGACAAGTTTGAAAATAGGTAGTGATAAAGATGCAATGTTTCGTTTTCTGCCTATACCTAAAGAAAAGGCTGTTGTTATTTATGGGTCTTCTATTGTTCAAGGAGCATCTCCTTCTCGCCCAGGACTTACATGGACTAATATGCTTAAACGTTTAACGGGATATAATGTCGTAAACTTGGGATTTAGTGGATCGTGCCTTATGGAGTCTGCTTTGTTTGATGCTTTGAGTGAGATAGATGCTAGGTGCTTTATTATAGACCCAATTCCTAATAGCTATCCTTTAACAGATGAAGAAATTGGAAGGTGTCTCCGTTATGTAATCCTTCGTTTACGCAGTAAAAGTAAAGCTCCCATCCTTGTGTCGGAGAGCTATCCACAGATGGATATAGAGTTTAATCCACATGCAGAAGATCGTATGCGTGCAGCCAATAAGGTTCTATATGAAACAGTAAAACAATTGCAGAAAGAGGGAGTAGGCGGACTTTATTATCAATTTAGTAATGAAATTAAATTCGTAGAAGATGCAATGATTGAGGTAAAGCATCCAAATGACATCGGATGTGTGGCTTACGCACAAGCTTATGAAAGAAAATTAAGAGAAATTTTTATTGAGGTAATTCATGATAAATAG
- a CDS encoding helix-turn-helix transcriptional regulator — translation MKNQKMYESDDKMISIIRDNYSILQSLGAFGINLGFGDKTVKEVCEDQKVDTYTFLAIVNFTINGYRDYDDADKMSIPTLLQYLQASHDYFLDFSLPFIRKKLVDALDVNDNLARLILKIYDEYSHSIRNHMKYEEKNVFPYVNNLINNKVTDSYDIDTYSRHHGQIDNKLKELKSIIIKYLPSDGLRNNLLSAALFDIYNCETWLMQHALVEDEIFIPVIRRLEHKSKQNDVSFKISNMINRGTEAADNLSERERDVIVSLVQGMSNKEIAEHLCISINTVITHRRNIARKLQIHSPAGLTIYAIVNNFVDISSVKL, via the coding sequence ATGAAAAATCAAAAAATGTACGAATCAGATGATAAAATGATATCTATCATCAGAGATAATTATAGTATTCTTCAAAGTCTTGGAGCTTTTGGAATAAATCTAGGATTTGGAGATAAAACCGTAAAAGAAGTTTGTGAAGATCAAAAGGTCGACACGTATACATTCTTGGCAATAGTTAATTTTACAATTAATGGTTATCGGGATTATGATGATGCAGATAAAATGTCAATCCCAACTTTATTGCAATATTTACAAGCTTCACATGATTATTTTCTTGATTTTTCTCTGCCTTTTATAAGAAAAAAATTGGTTGATGCTTTAGATGTAAATGATAATCTAGCTCGTTTGATACTTAAGATATATGATGAATATTCGCATAGTATTAGGAATCATATGAAATATGAAGAAAAAAATGTATTTCCATATGTCAATAATCTTATAAATAATAAGGTTACTGATTCGTATGATATTGATACTTATTCGAGACACCATGGACAAATAGACAATAAATTAAAAGAATTAAAAAGCATTATTATAAAGTATCTACCATCAGATGGATTGCGTAACAATTTGTTATCGGCAGCTTTGTTTGATATTTATAATTGTGAAACTTGGTTAATGCAACATGCTTTGGTTGAAGATGAAATATTTATTCCTGTAATAAGAAGATTAGAACATAAGTCGAAACAGAATGATGTATCGTTCAAGATCTCAAATATGATAAATAGAGGAACTGAAGCCGCAGATAATTTAAGTGAACGAGAACGAGATGTTATTGTGAGTTTGGTTCAAGGTATGAGTAACAAGGAAATTGCAGAACATCTTTGTATCTCAATAAATACGGTGATAACTCATCGTAGAAATATAGCTCGTAAACTTCAAATACATTCTCCCGCAGGTTTAACTATTTATGCTATTGTGAATAATTTTGTAGATATTTCTTCTGTAAAATTATAA
- a CDS encoding polysaccharide biosynthesis/export family protein — MKKLFTPIIVCFMVLTIISSCVSTKDVPYMKNADIVDLTPSRGLYDAKIMPKDLLTITVSTLNADASAPFNGGSTSIAAQGNSNTASAQGYLVDNNGDIEFPLVGKIHVEGLTKTLCQEAIRERIAPYLAKTERPLVTVRMSSYRVTVLGEVGRPGVIPVSSEKMSILEALAQAGDLTIYGVRNNVMLIRENQVGQKSIHRLNLNDANIINSPYYYLQQNDVIYVEPNKVKAKNSDVGTSTTMIFSVVGLVSSLATLVISVLRK, encoded by the coding sequence ATGAAAAAGCTTTTTACCCCAATCATTGTATGTTTTATGGTCTTAACCATTATTAGTAGTTGTGTTAGTACTAAGGATGTTCCTTATATGAAGAACGCTGACATAGTAGATCTTACACCTTCTCGTGGATTGTATGATGCAAAGATAATGCCTAAAGATTTATTGACAATAACTGTTTCTACTTTAAATGCAGATGCATCTGCTCCGTTTAATGGTGGAAGTACTTCAATAGCAGCTCAAGGAAACTCTAATACTGCATCTGCTCAAGGTTATTTAGTTGATAATAATGGTGATATAGAATTCCCCTTAGTAGGAAAAATACATGTAGAAGGCTTAACAAAGACATTGTGTCAAGAGGCTATCCGTGAAAGAATTGCTCCTTACTTAGCAAAAACAGAACGTCCACTTGTAACTGTTCGTATGTCAAGTTATCGTGTAACGGTGCTTGGTGAAGTAGGTCGCCCTGGGGTAATTCCTGTTAGCTCTGAGAAAATGAGTATCTTAGAGGCTCTTGCTCAGGCTGGTGACTTAACTATTTATGGTGTAAGAAATAATGTAATGCTTATCCGTGAAAATCAAGTAGGACAAAAAAGTATTCATCGATTAAATCTTAATGATGCCAATATTATTAATTCTCCTTATTACTATCTGCAACAAAATGACGTTATCTATGTCGAGCCTAATAAGGTGAAAGCAAAGAATTCTGATGTTGGAACATCAACCACGATGATTTTCTCTGTAGTTGGTTTGGTTTCATCTTTGGCTACTTTGGTAATAAGTGTATTGAGAAAATAA